Proteins found in one Timaviella obliquedivisa GSE-PSE-MK23-08B genomic segment:
- a CDS encoding phosphotransacetylase family protein → MPKSSKYLLVGSSEAYSGKSAVVLGLASQFKEKGIDIAYGKPIGTCLSESQVDTLDEDVRFIAQTLNLPENRLLPTLLSLDETTITRKLSGQDPVNYGQALQQYASTSDLVLLEGSSSLEEGRLFDLAMPQMAEALNASVVLVARCQSGLVVERLMAAKQQLGDRLIGVLLNDIPSAQMDLTHTQIKPFLEKQGIDVLGMLPHSDLLRSVSVGELVRRLNAEVLCRPDRMELMVESLKIGAMNVNSALEYFRRAYNMAVVTGGDRTDIQVAALETSTQCLILTGHLPPTDTILSRAEDLEVPILSVDLDTLTTVEIIDKAFGQARLHEPIKVQEICQMMANHFDGDRLLTKLGLEPVATP, encoded by the coding sequence GTGCCTAAGTCCTCAAAGTATCTTTTAGTAGGGTCTTCAGAAGCTTATAGTGGTAAGTCCGCTGTGGTTCTGGGGCTGGCTAGTCAGTTTAAAGAGAAGGGAATTGATATTGCCTATGGCAAGCCGATCGGTACTTGTCTAAGTGAATCTCAAGTCGATACGCTAGATGAAGATGTGCGGTTCATTGCTCAAACCCTGAATCTGCCGGAGAATCGCCTACTGCCTACGCTGCTTTCTCTAGATGAAACCACAATTACTAGAAAGCTTTCTGGGCAAGATCCAGTGAATTATGGGCAAGCCCTTCAACAATACGCGTCTACCTCAGACTTAGTGCTGCTAGAAGGCTCTAGTAGCCTGGAAGAGGGCAGGCTGTTTGATTTGGCGATGCCGCAAATGGCGGAGGCGCTGAACGCTTCGGTGGTTTTGGTGGCGCGCTGTCAGTCGGGGTTGGTAGTAGAGAGGCTGATGGCGGCAAAGCAACAGTTGGGCGATCGCCTCATTGGGGTTTTGCTGAACGATATTCCCTCAGCGCAGATGGATCTGACCCATACTCAGATCAAGCCATTTTTAGAGAAGCAGGGTATTGATGTTTTAGGAATGCTGCCCCACAGCGACCTATTGCGCAGCGTTAGCGTGGGCGAATTAGTTCGTCGGTTAAATGCTGAGGTGCTCTGTCGCCCCGATCGCATGGAGCTAATGGTAGAAAGCCTCAAAATTGGGGCAATGAATGTTAACTCGGCATTGGAATATTTCCGGCGGGCATACAATATGGCAGTCGTGACCGGGGGCGATCGCACCGACATTCAAGTTGCGGCGCTGGAAACTTCTACGCAATGTTTAATCCTGACAGGACATTTGCCTCCTACAGACACCATTCTCAGCCGCGCCGAAGACCTGGAAGTCCCCATTCTTTCAGTCGATCTCGATACGCTGACAACGGTAGAAATTATCGACAAAGCCTTCGGGCAAGCCCGCCTGCATGAGCCGATCAAAGTGCAAGAAATCTGTCAGATGATGGCAAATCATTTTGATGGCGATCGGCTTTTGACAAAGTTAGGGTTGGAGCCTGTGGCAACTCCTTAG